Proteins from one Microbacterium proteolyticum genomic window:
- a CDS encoding undecaprenyl-diphosphate phosphatase, with translation MQNIFEVIILGLVQGLTEFLPISSSAHIRIVGEFLPSQTDPGATFTAITQLGTELAVLIYFRKKIGRVISRWFGSLTGRVPRNDPDARMGWLIIIGTIPIGVAGFLLQSLIRDNFRSLWITAVVLIVFGILLGLADHYGKRRRDLDDLTYPHGLAYGFAQALALVPGVSRSGATTTLGRALGYKRTAVAEYSFLLAVPAVFVSGLYELYKSFDEGTGPYNLGETALATVIAFVVGFLVIAFLMQYLKKGSFLPFVIYRIVLGVVVIVLLLTGVVPAESTIISG, from the coding sequence ATGCAGAACATCTTCGAGGTCATCATCCTCGGGCTCGTGCAGGGCCTGACCGAGTTCCTCCCCATCTCCTCCAGTGCGCACATCCGCATCGTGGGGGAGTTCCTGCCGTCGCAGACCGACCCGGGGGCGACGTTCACCGCGATCACGCAGCTCGGGACCGAGCTGGCGGTGCTGATCTACTTCCGCAAGAAGATCGGCCGGGTCATCTCCCGCTGGTTCGGGTCGCTCACCGGCCGGGTGCCGCGCAACGACCCCGACGCCCGCATGGGGTGGCTGATCATCATCGGCACGATCCCGATCGGGGTGGCCGGGTTCCTCCTGCAGAGCCTCATCCGCGACAACTTCCGCAGCCTCTGGATCACCGCGGTCGTGCTCATCGTCTTCGGCATCCTGCTCGGTCTCGCCGACCACTACGGCAAGCGTCGACGCGATCTCGACGACCTGACCTACCCGCACGGCCTCGCCTACGGGTTCGCGCAGGCCCTCGCCCTCGTGCCGGGCGTGTCCCGGTCGGGCGCGACGACCACGCTCGGCCGTGCCCTCGGGTACAAGCGCACCGCCGTCGCGGAGTACTCGTTCCTCCTCGCCGTCCCCGCGGTGTTCGTCAGCGGGCTGTACGAGCTCTATAAGAGCTTCGACGAGGGGACCGGGCCGTACAACCTCGGCGAGACCGCCCTGGCCACGGTGATCGCGTTCGTGGTGGGCTTCCTCGTGATCGCCTTCCTGATGCAGTACCTCAAGAAGGGCAGCTTCCTGCCGTTCGTGATCTACCGCATCGTCCTCGGCGTCGTGGTCATCGTGCTGCTCCTCACCGGAGTCGTGCCGGCCGAGTCGACCATCATCTCCGGCTGA
- a CDS encoding PAC2 family protein, translated as MDALGRRIIVAAFDGWNDAGEAASAAASMLRAGGDYEVVHSVDPELYFDYQYTRPQVGVDAEGRRTLTWPEATLLRPAERTDGPEIWLLTGVEPARAWQAFAAEFVDVALREDITGFVALGSMMSDVPHTRPISVFAGSDNDAVRQSLGLERSLYEGPVGILSALGDAAERAGIPTASLWASVPHYVAGHTPSPKATLALLDRLETVSGIPVPRGELAAEALAWEASIDAAAADDDEMRDYIHQLEQTRDTWDSPEASGDAIAQEFERYLRRGGDGPTKPGRDDPPRR; from the coding sequence GTGGACGCACTGGGTCGCCGGATCATCGTCGCCGCTTTCGACGGGTGGAACGACGCCGGAGAGGCGGCCTCGGCCGCGGCGTCGATGCTGCGCGCCGGCGGCGACTACGAGGTGGTGCACTCGGTCGACCCCGAGCTGTACTTCGACTACCAGTACACGCGCCCGCAGGTCGGAGTGGATGCCGAGGGTCGCCGCACGCTCACGTGGCCCGAGGCGACGCTCCTCCGCCCCGCCGAGCGCACCGACGGCCCGGAGATCTGGCTGCTCACGGGCGTCGAGCCCGCCCGAGCCTGGCAGGCCTTCGCCGCCGAGTTCGTCGACGTGGCGCTCCGCGAGGACATCACGGGCTTCGTCGCGCTGGGCTCGATGATGTCCGACGTCCCGCACACCCGCCCGATCTCGGTCTTCGCCGGCAGCGACAACGACGCGGTCCGCCAGTCGCTCGGACTCGAACGGAGCCTCTACGAGGGGCCCGTCGGCATCCTGAGCGCACTCGGCGACGCGGCCGAGCGCGCCGGCATCCCCACGGCGAGCCTCTGGGCCAGCGTCCCGCACTACGTCGCGGGGCACACGCCCTCCCCCAAGGCCACGCTCGCGCTCCTCGACCGCCTCGAGACCGTCTCCGGCATCCCGGTTCCCCGGGGCGAGCTGGCCGCCGAAGCCCTCGCGTGGGAGGCGTCGATCGACGCCGCCGCCGCGGACGACGACGAGATGCGCGACTACATCCACCAGCTCGAGCAGACCCGCGACACGTGGGATTCGCCCGAGGCATCGGGAGACGCCATCGCGCAGGAGTTCGAACGGTACCTGCGGCGCGGCGGCGACGGCCCGACCAAGCCGGGCCGCGACGACCCGCCCCGCCGCTGA
- a CDS encoding HAD family hydrolase translates to MTSPAPAAVLWDMDGTLVDTEPFWMAAETPLVERFGGTWSHAQALGMVGLALEDSARLLQNAGVPWGVDEIIAHLTDEVLRQLAVEGVPFRPGARELLADLRRAGVKTALVTMSMRRMALSVVDLIDFPAFDVVVAGDDVARPKPHPDPYLQAADALGVSIVDTVAIEDSPNGLRSAIASGAVTLGVPLMVPLDGVGAHDLWPTLEGRGAADLATLHFTHAAAPNPQETR, encoded by the coding sequence ATGACTTCCCCCGCCCCCGCCGCCGTCCTGTGGGACATGGACGGCACCCTGGTCGACACCGAACCTTTCTGGATGGCGGCGGAGACCCCCCTCGTGGAGCGCTTCGGCGGCACCTGGTCGCACGCGCAGGCGCTGGGGATGGTCGGGCTCGCCCTCGAGGACTCCGCCCGCCTGCTGCAGAACGCCGGGGTCCCCTGGGGCGTCGACGAGATCATCGCCCACCTGACCGATGAGGTGCTGCGGCAGCTCGCCGTGGAAGGCGTGCCCTTCCGGCCCGGCGCCCGCGAACTGCTCGCCGACCTCCGCCGCGCCGGCGTGAAGACCGCCCTCGTGACGATGTCGATGCGGCGCATGGCGCTCTCGGTCGTCGACCTGATCGACTTCCCCGCGTTCGACGTCGTCGTCGCCGGCGACGACGTCGCACGGCCCAAGCCCCACCCCGATCCCTACCTCCAGGCGGCCGACGCCCTCGGCGTCTCGATCGTCGACACCGTCGCGATCGAGGACTCGCCCAACGGCCTGCGCTCGGCGATCGCCAGCGGCGCGGTCACCCTCGGCGTCCCGCTCATGGTGCCGCTCGACGGGGTCGGGGCCCACGACCTCTGGCCGACGTTGGAGGGACGCGGCGCCGCGGACCTCGCGACCCTTCACTTCACCCACGCAGCCGCGCCGAACCCGCAGGAGACCCGATGA
- a CDS encoding tRNA (adenine-N1)-methyltransferase has protein sequence MSETPHLSGPFRVGDRVQLTGPKGRMHTITLRENGELHTHNGVLKHELLVGQPDGSVVTNSSGHDYLALRPLLRDFVMSMPRGAAIVYPKDAAQILSQADIFPGATVVEAGVGSGALSLWLLRAIGPSGRLVSFERREEFADVARANVETFLGATPATWEVVVGDLVENLPDAVAPASVDRVVLDMLAPWECIDAAADALTPGGVVLCYVATATQLSRVAEYIRATGLFTDPDASETMVRGWHVEGLAVRPDHRMVAHTGFLLTARRLAPGAVPPEVKRRASKSSYGDEDVELWTPGAVGDREITDKNLRKRVREAQKAADGVRHREGDPAGATETPDANA, from the coding sequence ATGAGCGAGACCCCGCACCTGAGCGGACCCTTCCGGGTCGGCGATCGCGTGCAGCTGACCGGGCCCAAGGGCCGGATGCACACGATCACGCTGCGTGAGAACGGCGAGCTGCACACCCACAACGGCGTCCTCAAGCACGAACTCCTCGTGGGCCAGCCCGACGGCAGCGTCGTCACCAACAGCTCCGGTCACGACTACCTGGCGCTGCGGCCGCTGCTGCGCGACTTCGTGATGTCGATGCCGCGGGGGGCGGCGATCGTCTATCCGAAGGACGCGGCGCAGATCCTCTCGCAGGCCGACATCTTCCCCGGCGCGACGGTCGTGGAGGCGGGCGTCGGTTCGGGCGCACTGTCGCTGTGGCTGCTGCGTGCCATCGGTCCGAGCGGGCGCCTGGTGTCGTTCGAACGCCGCGAGGAGTTCGCGGACGTGGCGCGCGCCAACGTCGAGACGTTCCTCGGCGCGACCCCCGCCACGTGGGAGGTCGTCGTCGGCGACCTCGTCGAGAACCTCCCGGATGCCGTCGCCCCGGCATCCGTCGATCGTGTCGTGCTCGACATGCTCGCGCCGTGGGAGTGCATCGACGCCGCGGCCGACGCGCTCACCCCCGGAGGCGTCGTGCTCTGCTACGTCGCCACCGCGACCCAGCTGAGCCGCGTCGCGGAGTACATCCGTGCCACGGGGCTGTTCACCGACCCGGATGCCTCCGAGACCATGGTCCGCGGCTGGCACGTCGAAGGACTCGCGGTCCGCCCCGACCACCGCATGGTGGCGCACACCGGCTTCCTGCTCACCGCCCGCCGTCTCGCCCCGGGCGCCGTCCCGCCCGAGGTCAAGCGCCGCGCGTCGAAGTCGAGCTACGGCGACGAGGACGTCGAGCTGTGGACCCCCGGCGCCGTCGGCGACCGCGAGATCACCGACAAGAACCTCCGCAAGCGCGTGCGGGAGGCGCAGAAGGCCGCCGACGGTGTCCGTCACCGCGAGGGCGACCCCGCGGGCGCGACGGAGACACCCGACGCGAACGCCTAA
- a CDS encoding FKBP-type peptidyl-prolyl cis-trans isomerase has product MRRLPALVAVTALAAIGLVGCSASPAASCSDPTDSAIGAAVQADGDFGTAPTVSVRSPFLPEQSGAQTLIAGDGERLTVDNQLALVDVTVFDATTGEKLVATPYKSDVASATPLSRLAQSIPAIAPLLHCAAEGSRVAVAIPGSDLGAQGAQALGVNEGDGAVFVFDLRRVFLPAANGADQFNADSGMPSVVRAPDGQPGVVIPAGDAPTEARSQTIKKGSGEEVTADSSVVIHLQGIAWGATTTFASTWDNGAPGQAAVSALPPALASALEGQTVGSQVLVVVPADQTEADQQALQAPADKALVYVVDILGVVG; this is encoded by the coding sequence GTGCGCAGACTCCCCGCCCTCGTCGCCGTGACCGCCCTGGCCGCCATCGGTCTCGTCGGATGCTCGGCATCCCCCGCCGCGTCGTGCTCGGATCCCACCGACAGTGCGATCGGGGCCGCGGTCCAGGCCGACGGCGACTTCGGCACGGCGCCCACGGTTTCCGTGCGTTCCCCCTTCCTTCCCGAGCAGTCCGGCGCGCAGACGCTCATCGCCGGCGACGGCGAGCGCCTCACCGTCGACAACCAGCTCGCCCTGGTCGATGTGACGGTGTTCGACGCGACCACCGGTGAGAAGCTGGTCGCCACCCCGTACAAGTCCGACGTCGCGTCGGCGACGCCCCTGTCGAGGCTCGCGCAGTCGATCCCCGCCATCGCGCCGCTGCTGCACTGCGCGGCGGAGGGCTCCCGCGTGGCGGTGGCGATCCCCGGCTCCGATCTCGGTGCCCAGGGCGCCCAGGCCCTCGGCGTGAACGAGGGCGACGGTGCGGTCTTCGTCTTCGACCTCCGCCGGGTGTTCCTGCCCGCGGCGAACGGCGCCGACCAGTTCAACGCCGATTCGGGCATGCCCTCCGTCGTGCGCGCGCCCGACGGTCAGCCGGGTGTCGTCATCCCCGCCGGTGACGCTCCCACCGAGGCGCGGTCGCAGACCATCAAGAAGGGCTCGGGCGAAGAGGTGACCGCCGACTCGTCGGTCGTCATCCACCTCCAGGGCATCGCGTGGGGAGCCACGACCACGTTCGCCTCCACCTGGGACAACGGCGCGCCCGGGCAGGCGGCGGTGTCGGCACTGCCGCCCGCGCTCGCCTCCGCGCTCGAGGGCCAGACCGTCGGCTCCCAGGTGCTGGTCGTCGTGCCCGCCGACCAGACGGAGGCCGACCAGCAGGCGTTGCAGGCGCCCGCGGACAAGGCGCTCGTCTACGTCGTGGACATCCTCGGCGTCGTCGGCTGA
- a CDS encoding helix-turn-helix transcriptional regulator, whose amino-acid sequence MSATSSRPAPEERLVNLVVALMATEQGLTKETILSSVAGYREQWEAGASKDALEKMFERDKENLRGLGVPIETIGDRADPEDLREARYRVPTAEYALPEDISFSPAEVALLNIAGSVWGSESLSADARSGLRKIRALGIPVDEPIIGYAPRIRARDAAFPALQRAIEQCRVVTFSYLRPGDARSRERRIRPLALLEYEARWHVFGFDLTMDAERTFLLSRIVGDVTVTRERFDEALRVGAGERALAGLEEVARRQRALLEVHPGTEAALRLSRRAESAPQGIVVPYVDLHVFADELASYGPEVRVVAPDDLRDQVIRRLTATLALHGGAA is encoded by the coding sequence GTGTCCGCCACCTCGTCCCGACCCGCTCCGGAGGAGCGTCTGGTCAACCTCGTCGTCGCCCTCATGGCGACCGAACAGGGGCTGACCAAAGAGACGATCCTGTCGTCGGTGGCCGGTTATCGCGAGCAGTGGGAGGCCGGGGCGTCCAAGGACGCGCTCGAGAAGATGTTCGAGCGCGACAAGGAGAATCTGCGCGGACTCGGCGTTCCGATCGAGACGATCGGCGACCGCGCCGACCCCGAAGACCTGCGCGAGGCCCGCTACCGCGTGCCGACCGCCGAGTACGCCCTCCCCGAAGACATCTCCTTCAGCCCGGCCGAGGTCGCGCTGCTGAACATCGCCGGCAGCGTCTGGGGGAGCGAATCGCTCTCCGCCGACGCGCGCAGCGGACTGCGCAAGATCCGCGCGCTCGGCATCCCGGTCGACGAACCGATCATCGGCTACGCGCCGCGCATCCGGGCTCGGGATGCCGCCTTCCCTGCGCTCCAGCGCGCGATCGAGCAGTGCCGCGTCGTCACGTTCAGCTACCTGCGTCCGGGCGATGCGCGGTCGCGGGAGCGTCGCATCCGTCCTCTGGCCTTGCTGGAGTACGAGGCGCGGTGGCACGTCTTCGGGTTCGACCTGACGATGGATGCCGAGCGCACGTTCCTGCTGTCGCGCATCGTCGGCGACGTGACGGTGACGCGCGAACGCTTCGACGAGGCGCTCCGGGTCGGTGCGGGGGAGCGGGCCCTCGCCGGTCTCGAGGAGGTCGCGCGACGACAGCGGGCGCTGCTGGAGGTGCATCCCGGCACCGAGGCCGCGCTGCGGCTGTCGCGTCGCGCCGAGTCCGCGCCGCAGGGCATCGTCGTCCCGTACGTCGATCTCCACGTGTTCGCCGACGAGCTCGCGTCGTACGGGCCCGAGGTCCGCGTCGTGGCGCCCGACGACCTCCGCGACCAGGTGATCCGGCGTCTGACCGCGACACTCGCGCTGCACGGAGGTGCCGCGTGA
- a CDS encoding helix-turn-helix transcriptional regulator, whose translation MSSDRALPALDRAALLLQLVPYIVGKGEVSIAEAAADFDVTADQMRAMVERLTVIGLPGEGGYWQLPNELFDIDWDLLDRDDVISITNTVGLERSPRLTAREAAALLAGLQLTRTLPGVGDSALVTGLLAKLRRGASSTPPAVIVAPGPVDGVRDVVDRALRRRVAVSFTYRAPGTGPTIRTVDPIKVHIAGGQWYLQGWCHTREAVRTFLLERVSDPELTDIPAVHGADPVPELFAPSDDEVVARFRFPRAVAPLLSDYLERATIEGEGDVAVASLRLADEQSLKRLAARRGGEVELIEPTGARAAAAAWAAAGLAQYGGDVSPEG comes from the coding sequence GTGAGTTCCGACCGCGCCCTTCCCGCGCTCGACCGAGCCGCCCTCCTCCTCCAGCTCGTGCCGTACATCGTCGGCAAGGGCGAGGTGTCCATCGCCGAAGCCGCGGCCGACTTCGACGTCACCGCCGACCAGATGCGGGCGATGGTCGAGCGTCTCACCGTCATCGGACTGCCCGGCGAGGGCGGCTACTGGCAGCTCCCGAACGAACTGTTCGACATCGACTGGGATCTGCTCGACAGAGACGACGTCATCTCGATCACGAACACCGTCGGGCTCGAGCGGTCGCCGCGTCTCACCGCCCGCGAGGCCGCCGCTCTGCTCGCGGGTCTCCAGCTGACCCGGACGCTCCCCGGCGTCGGTGACAGCGCGCTCGTCACGGGCCTGCTGGCGAAGTTGCGGCGCGGTGCGTCGTCGACCCCGCCCGCGGTGATCGTCGCGCCAGGCCCCGTGGACGGCGTCCGCGACGTGGTCGACCGGGCTCTGCGCCGGCGCGTGGCGGTGTCGTTCACCTACCGCGCCCCGGGGACCGGCCCCACCATCCGTACCGTCGACCCCATCAAGGTGCACATCGCCGGCGGGCAGTGGTACCTGCAGGGGTGGTGCCACACGCGCGAGGCCGTGCGGACGTTCCTCCTCGAGCGCGTCTCCGATCCCGAGCTCACCGACATCCCCGCCGTCCACGGCGCCGACCCCGTGCCCGAGCTATTTGCCCCCTCCGACGACGAGGTCGTCGCGCGTTTCCGGTTCCCCCGTGCGGTGGCGCCGCTGCTGTCGGACTACCTCGAGCGCGCCACCATCGAGGGTGAGGGCGACGTCGCCGTCGCGTCGCTCCGCCTGGCCGACGAGCAGAGCCTGAAGCGCCTCGCCGCCCGCCGTGGCGGCGAGGTCGAGCTGATCGAGCCGACCGGTGCCCGCGCGGCCGCGGCCGCGTGGGCGGCGGCGGGTCTCGCCCAGTACGGCGGCGATGTGTCGCCCGAGGGGTGA
- the tatA gene encoding Sec-independent protein translocase subunit TatA: MLGNLNGWHLLIVLAVILLLFGAAKLPALAKSMGQSARVFRSEMKEMKRDDEVAAPSPEAPRATDAGTASSVAPEKRAPNDTSA; this comes from the coding sequence ATGCTAGGCAATCTGAACGGATGGCACCTGCTGATCGTTCTCGCGGTCATCCTGCTGCTGTTCGGTGCCGCGAAGCTCCCCGCCCTGGCCAAGAGCATGGGCCAGTCGGCTCGCGTCTTCCGGAGCGAGATGAAGGAGATGAAGCGCGACGACGAGGTCGCCGCGCCGTCCCCCGAGGCGCCCCGCGCGACGGACGCCGGCACCGCTTCCTCGGTGGCGCCCGAGAAGCGCGCGCCGAACGACACTTCCGCCTGA
- the tatC gene encoding twin-arginine translocase subunit TatC codes for MSIGAHLVELRKRLVIAALGLVIGMVIAFIITDPVIQLITEPIRVINEQRGDAQSMLNFPTVTSAFDLRIRIAFTIGIFLSAPVWIWQIWAFVVPGLTRKEIRYTASFVGAAIPLFFVGCWVGLLIVPHVIELMAGFTPDGAANLFSATEYYDFVFKLMLVIGVAFVLPVFLVALNVAGVLTGRAILKGWRVAIIVATVFAALATPAADVISMVMLAGILVVLFFAAAGVSLLFDRRKAKRLNTMGLPGSVV; via the coding sequence ATGTCGATCGGCGCTCACCTCGTCGAACTTCGCAAGCGGTTGGTGATCGCCGCTCTCGGCCTCGTCATCGGAATGGTGATCGCATTCATCATCACCGATCCGGTGATCCAACTGATCACCGAGCCGATCCGCGTTATTAACGAACAGCGCGGCGACGCGCAGTCGATGCTGAACTTCCCGACGGTGACGTCGGCGTTCGATCTGCGCATCCGGATCGCGTTCACGATCGGCATCTTCCTGTCCGCGCCGGTGTGGATCTGGCAGATCTGGGCGTTCGTCGTGCCCGGGCTCACGCGCAAAGAGATCCGGTACACCGCGAGCTTCGTCGGTGCGGCCATCCCGCTGTTCTTCGTGGGCTGCTGGGTCGGCCTCCTCATCGTCCCCCACGTGATCGAACTGATGGCGGGCTTCACGCCGGACGGGGCCGCCAACCTGTTCAGCGCCACCGAGTACTACGACTTCGTGTTCAAGCTCATGCTGGTCATCGGTGTCGCCTTCGTGCTGCCGGTGTTCCTCGTCGCGCTCAACGTCGCGGGCGTCCTGACCGGCAGGGCCATCCTGAAGGGGTGGCGCGTCGCCATCATCGTCGCGACCGTCTTCGCCGCCCTGGCGACTCCGGCCGCCGACGTCATCAGCATGGTGATGCTCGCCGGCATCCTGGTCGTGCTCTTCTTCGCCGCCGCGGGGGTATCCCTGCTCTTCGACCGGCGCAAGGCCAAGCGCCTCAACACGATGGGTCTGCCAGGATCGGTCGTGTGA
- a CDS encoding DEAD/DEAH box helicase: MSGLSAADRFARASARAQHPLTADFAESQRFDLDPFQIAGCQALEDGRSVLVAAPTGAGKTIVGEFAIHLAMLEPGDKAFYTTPIKALSNQKFHELQEVYGDDEVGLLTGDTNINASARIVVMTTEVLRNMLYADSPALRGLRFVVMDEVHYLADRFRGAVWEEVIIHLPRSVKLVSLSATVSNAEEFGDWLDTVRGDTEVIVSETRPVPLEQHVLVRGDLLPLFDDRAGVATAQVNQELLRIRGGHASTYESNRRAQEYRSARHAGGRRQPRGGQRPLRAAQAPRIERIDRPQVVDLLRRNHLLPAIFFIFSRAGCDAAVQQLRRADVRLTTPEERSEIRRVVDELTFALKDEDLAVLHFWEWRENLERGIAAHHAGLLPAFKEVVEELFRRKLVKVVFATETLALGINMPARTVVLEKLEKFNGEARVAITSGEYTQLTGRAGRRGIDVEGHAVVQWTEGLEPQSVAALASRRTYPLNSSFRPTYNMAVNLIDRFGRARARKILESSFAQFQADRSVVGLARQVKEAEESLAGYETAMTCDRGDFREYSTIRRELSDLEKINRRDATAPRRLRDERQQQIQSLRRRMQRHPCHSCPDREAHARWAERYWKLKRSTDKTRQQIDQRTGTVARVFDRVVDVLTALEYVEIDDDGVTMLTPAGRTMRRIYGERDLLVAESLRQGLWNALDAPSLAALACCLVYEPRRDEAGPGERGLPRGPFRAALDATQTLWQELDDLERDHRLPGSETPASGLAPAMHGWARGLPLDSVLTLADMAAGDFVRWAKQTIDLLDQISLVAEPKLAKSARTALDSVRRGIVAYTSA; this comes from the coding sequence GTGAGCGGACTCAGCGCGGCAGATCGATTCGCGCGGGCCTCGGCCCGTGCCCAGCACCCTCTGACCGCCGATTTCGCGGAGTCGCAGCGGTTTGACCTGGATCCTTTCCAGATCGCGGGATGCCAGGCCCTCGAAGACGGTCGGAGCGTGCTGGTCGCGGCCCCCACCGGAGCGGGCAAGACGATCGTCGGCGAGTTCGCCATCCACCTGGCGATGCTCGAGCCCGGCGACAAGGCGTTCTACACGACCCCCATCAAGGCGCTTTCGAACCAGAAGTTCCACGAGCTCCAAGAGGTGTACGGCGACGACGAGGTGGGGCTGCTCACCGGCGACACCAACATCAACGCCTCCGCGCGCATCGTGGTCATGACGACCGAGGTGCTGCGCAACATGCTCTACGCCGATTCCCCGGCGCTGCGCGGACTGCGGTTCGTCGTGATGGACGAGGTGCACTACCTCGCCGACCGCTTCCGCGGAGCGGTGTGGGAAGAGGTCATCATCCACCTGCCGCGATCGGTGAAGCTCGTCTCGCTCTCGGCCACCGTCTCGAACGCCGAGGAGTTCGGTGACTGGCTCGACACCGTTCGCGGCGACACCGAGGTCATCGTGTCCGAGACGCGGCCCGTGCCGCTCGAGCAGCACGTCCTCGTCCGGGGAGATCTGCTGCCGCTCTTCGACGATCGCGCCGGTGTCGCCACCGCACAGGTGAACCAGGAGCTCCTGCGCATCCGCGGCGGTCACGCCTCGACCTACGAGAGCAACCGGCGTGCGCAGGAGTACCGTTCCGCGCGCCACGCCGGCGGGCGGCGTCAGCCGCGCGGAGGACAGCGCCCGCTGCGCGCGGCGCAGGCCCCGCGGATCGAGCGGATCGATCGTCCGCAGGTCGTCGACCTGCTGCGTCGGAATCACCTCCTCCCGGCGATCTTTTTCATCTTCAGCCGCGCCGGCTGCGACGCGGCGGTGCAGCAGCTGCGGCGTGCGGATGTGCGGCTGACCACCCCCGAGGAACGTTCCGAGATCCGCCGCGTGGTGGACGAGCTGACGTTCGCGCTCAAGGACGAGGACCTCGCGGTCCTGCACTTCTGGGAGTGGCGCGAGAACCTCGAGCGGGGTATCGCGGCGCACCACGCCGGACTCCTGCCGGCCTTCAAGGAGGTCGTCGAGGAGCTGTTCCGCCGCAAGCTCGTCAAGGTGGTCTTCGCGACCGAGACGCTCGCGCTCGGCATCAACATGCCTGCCCGCACCGTGGTGCTGGAGAAGCTCGAGAAGTTCAACGGCGAGGCGCGCGTCGCCATCACCTCGGGGGAGTACACGCAGCTGACCGGCCGTGCGGGTCGCCGCGGCATCGACGTCGAGGGCCACGCGGTGGTGCAGTGGACCGAGGGGCTCGAACCCCAGTCCGTCGCCGCCCTCGCCTCGCGTCGCACGTATCCGTTGAACTCGAGCTTCCGCCCGACGTACAACATGGCCGTCAACCTCATCGATCGGTTCGGTCGCGCTCGCGCGCGCAAGATCCTCGAGTCCTCGTTCGCGCAGTTCCAGGCCGACCGTTCGGTCGTCGGCCTCGCGCGTCAGGTGAAGGAGGCCGAGGAGTCGCTCGCCGGGTACGAGACCGCGATGACCTGCGATCGCGGCGATTTCCGCGAGTACTCCACGATCCGCCGCGAGCTGTCCGACCTCGAGAAGATCAACCGCCGCGACGCGACGGCGCCGCGCCGTCTGCGCGACGAGCGGCAGCAGCAGATCCAGTCGTTGCGGCGGCGGATGCAGCGGCATCCCTGTCACTCCTGCCCCGACCGCGAGGCGCACGCCCGCTGGGCTGAGCGGTACTGGAAGCTCAAGCGCTCCACCGACAAGACGCGCCAGCAGATCGACCAGCGCACGGGAACCGTGGCGCGCGTGTTCGACCGTGTCGTCGACGTCCTCACGGCGCTGGAGTACGTCGAGATCGATGACGACGGGGTCACCATGCTCACCCCGGCCGGCCGCACCATGCGCCGCATCTACGGCGAGCGCGATCTGCTCGTGGCGGAGTCGCTCCGGCAGGGGCTCTGGAACGCGCTCGACGCTCCCTCGCTCGCCGCCCTCGCCTGCTGTCTCGTGTACGAGCCGCGTCGCGACGAGGCGGGACCGGGGGAGCGGGGTCTCCCGCGAGGACCCTTCCGTGCGGCCCTGGATGCCACGCAGACGCTGTGGCAGGAGCTCGACGACCTCGAACGAGACCACCGTCTGCCCGGGTCGGAGACGCCCGCGTCGGGGCTCGCCCCCGCGATGCACGGCTGGGCTCGCGGACTGCCGCTGGACAGCGTGCTCACGCTCGCCGACATGGCCGCCGGTGACTTCGTGCGGTGGGCGAAGCAGACGATCGATCTCCTCGACCAGATCTCTCTCGTGGCCGAGCCGAAGCTCGCGAAGTCGGCGCGGACCGCGCTGGACTCGGTGCGCCGGGGCATCGTCGCCTACACCTCGGCGTGA